In Archocentrus centrarchus isolate MPI-CPG fArcCen1 chromosome 22, fArcCen1, whole genome shotgun sequence, one DNA window encodes the following:
- the LOC115772972 gene encoding inverted formin-2 isoform X3, producing MSGKSDGKKKWATVRDRLGSSQDSDTQQEANLENSDAELCIRLLQVPTVVNYSGLKRRLEGSDELWMVQFLELSGLDLLLEALDRLSGRGCSRIADALLQLTCVSCVRAVMNSAAGIHFIIENEGYIRKLSQALDTSNTMVKKQVFELLAALSMFSSDGHRLALDSLDHYKGVKTQQYRFSVIMNELQATDNVPYMVTLLSVINALIFGTEDLRQRDRMRKEFIGLQLLDVLPKLREQEDEDLIIQCEAFEEAMAEDEEELLRVYGGIDMSNHQEVFTTLFNKVSSSPASLQLLSILQTLLVLGPGRPDIWLALEAITNRAILLAQDSQMESCEKIMQRLMFYKRKSSEDQHEVDGPLVKVDKAVQAQLDHPDTDKPDKSTLSSQKPPCASPPPPPPPPLPPSNLCTPPPPPPPPPLSGGVVSPPPPPPLPGLTPPPPPPPPLPFGPGIPPPPPLPGMGGGPPPPPPLPGMPPPPPLPFGPGIPPPPPLPGMGSGPPPPPPLPGMPLPPPPPMGMIVAQSSQALGCSVPTKTTRCPTLRMKKLNWQKLRSVTDGHSMWASVQKDPPSPEPDYSSIEQLFCLPVAEHKDKGAAAPVKKEPKEITFIDPKKSLNVNIFLKQFKCTNEEFVAMIQSGDRTRFDVEVLKQLLKLLPEKHEMENLKSFQGEKDKLANVDRFYTSLLTVPCYQLRIECMLLCEETASVLEMLEPKVKLAEEACQSLRTSTLMPNFCRIILDVGNFLNYGSHTGNAEGFKISSLLKLTETKANKSRITLLHHILEEAEANHPELLALPDDISICAKAAGVNLDSVQSEASALLKRLNETAKKVSNSVEEVKEKYVKVLEENQKLCRELNERLTEIEKKKSELAVYLCEDANQLSLEELFGTIRTFRELFIKALKENKTRKEQAAKAEKRKKQLAEEEEAKRRKGENGKIMKKGFVPQNDGCIIENLLADIRKGFSLRKTRPRCDSESLPSSEMRRNTCSPGSRVKPVGEEAVNMATISAPITPQTEGHQGTTGEVNGFISPSEETPQAPQLNAVHDGSVVTPSTPPGKPATVAPLERPTSLQAGQPPEKDVTSPTDRIQAQPQVKGDRQPCLSTNSFSLDSAETSIISPSSLSDSDLLEAAFDGVSSPAPQQPADLSVNVHIKEIIDMTTTQSDGSNVMEEGKGETTNKTSHVPETAGQEKGHEERGLRTFGRDEVRSCKNTDTKKNVIEGIGGCDVPDGLEPEDLPSVSEPVPPALEPEPKKQMKLSIRNKKKSHKGNSRKRKSRGKGKC from the exons ATGTCAGGAAAATCAGACGGGAAAAAGAAGTGGGCGACAGTCAGGGATCGCCTGGGCTCCTCGCAGGATTCTGATACTCAGCAGGAGGCCAACCTGGAGAATTCTGATGCAGAGCTGTGCATCAGACTGCTCCAAGTCCCCACTGTCGTCAACTATTCTGGGCTGAAGCGCCGCCTGGAAGGCAGTGACGAGCTATGGATGGTCCAGTTCCTGGAATTAAGTGGGCTCGATCTCCTCCTGGAGGCCCTAGACCGTCTCTCTGGGCGTGGATGCTCTCGCATtgcagatgctcttctgcagctCACCTGTGTCAGCTGCGTCCGAGCAGTAATGAACTCAGCAGCGGGGATCCACTTCATCATAGAGAATGAGGGATACATTCGGAAGCTCTCCCAAG CCTTGGACACCTCCAACACCATGGTGAAGAAGCAGGTGTTTGAGCTTCTCGCAGCCCTCAGCATGTTCTCTTCGGATGGTCATCGCCTGGCACTTGACTCCCTGGACCACTACAAG GGTGTAAAGACACAGCAGTATCGCTTCAGCGTGATTATGAATGAGCTACAGGCCACAGATAATGTCCCTTACATGGTCACGCTCCTCAGTGTCATCAACGCTCTCATCTTCGGGACAGAGGACCTCAGGCAGCGCGATAGGATGAGAAAGGAGTTTATAG GGCTGCAGCTACTTGATGTTCTGCCAAAGCTGAG GGAGCAGGAGGATGAAGACTTGATTATTCAATGTGAAGCTTTTGAGGAGGCAATggctgaagatgaggaagagcTTTTGCGAGTGTATGGGGGCATTGATATGAGTAATCACCAGGAGGTTTTCACTACACTTTTTAACAAG gtgAGCAGCTCCCCAGCTTCTCTTCAGCTGCTGTCCATCCTGCAGACGCTGCTGGTGCTGGGACCGGGGCGCCCTGACATCTGGCTGGCTCTAGAGGCCATCACTAACAGGGCCATACTGCTCGCCCAGGACT ctcagaTGGAGTCCTGTGAGAAGATCATGCAGCGGCTGAtgttttataaaagaaaaagcagtgaAGATCAACACGAAGTGGACGGACCGCTGGTCAAAGTGGATAAGGCTGTGCAGGCTCAGCTGGACCACCCAGATACAGACAAGCCAGACAAAAGCACATTATCCTCTCAGAAGCCACCATGtgcctcacccccacccccacccccaccccctctacCCCCCTCCAACCTGTGCACACCACCGCCGCCACCACCACCTCCGCCGCTATCCGGAGGGGTTGTTAGtcccccaccacctcctccattACCTGGactgactcctcctcctcctccaccaccacctctgCCCTTTGGTCCTGGGatccctcctcccccacccttACCAGGGATGGGTGGTGGACCACCACCCCCGCCACCTTTACCTGGCATGCCACCTCCACCACCTCTGCCCTTTGGTCCAGGGatccctcctcccccacccttACCAGGGATGGGTAGTggaccaccaccacctccacctttaCCTGGCATGCCActtccaccacctcctcctatGGGCATGATTGTGGCTCAGAGTAGCCAGGCCCTGGGGTGCAGCGTGCCCACAAAGACAACTCGGTGTCCCACTCTGAGGATGAAAAAGCTCAACTGGCAGAAACTTCGCTCCGTTACTG ATGGTCACTCCATGTGGGCCTCGGTTCAGAAAGATCCGCCTTCTCCCGAGCCCGACTATAGCAGTATCGAGCAGCTGTTCTGTCTCCCGGTGGCCGAACACAAAGACAAGGGGGCAGCTGCTCCTGTCAAGAAGGAGCCTAAAGAG ATCACATTCATtgatccaaagaaaagcttgaaTGTGAACATATTCCTAAAGCAGTTCAAATG CACAAATGAGGAGTTTGTGGCCATGATCCAGTCTGGGGACCGGACTAGGTTTGATGTGGAGGTGCTAAAACAGCTTCTTAAGCTCCTGCCAGAGAAGCATGAG ATGGAAAATCTGAAGTCTTTCCAAGGAGAAAAAGACAAGCTGGCAAATGTTGACCGCTTTTACACTTCTCTCCTTACTGTGCCATG TTATCAGTTGAGGATTGAGTGCATGTTGTTGTGCGAGGAAACGGCATCAGTGTTGGAGATGCTCGAACCTAAAGTCAAGCTTGCGGAGGAGGCCTGCCAAT CTCTCAGAACGAGTACGCTCATGCCCAATTTTTGCAGGATCATCCTCGATGTGGGAAATTTTCTCAACTAT GGAAGTCACACGGGGAACGCTGAGGGGTTCAAAATTAGCTCTCTGCTCAAGCTTACAGAAACAAAAGCTAAcaagagccgcatcacgctgctTCATCACATCTTGGAG GAAGCAGAGGCAAACCACCCAGAGCTGTTAGCGCTACCGGATGACATATCAATATGTGCAAAAGCAGCAGG AGTTAATCTGGACTCTGTTCAGTCAGAAGCCAGTGCCTTACTAAAAAGACTGAATGAGACAGCCAAGAAAGTGTCCAACTCTGTGGAAGAGGTGAAGGAGAAATATGTGAAAGTTCTCGAG gAAAATCAGAAGCTGTGTCGAGAATTAAACGAAAGATTGACTGAGATcgaaaagaaaaagagtgaacTAGCTGTGTATCTATGTGAGGATGCTAATCAGCTGTCGCTTGAAGAACTATTTGGTACCATCAGAACTTTCCGAGAACTCTTCATCAAGGCGCTGAAG gaaaacaaaactcgGAAAGAACAAGCAGCCAAGgctgagaagagaaagaagcagctggcagaggaggaggaggccaagAGACGGAAAGGAGAGAATGGGAAAATAA TGAAGAAAGGCTTTGTGCCACAGAACGATGGCTGCATCATAGAAAACCTCCTGGCGGATATCAGAAAAGGTTTCAGCCTCAGAAAGACCCGGCCAAGGTGCGATTCGGAAAGCCTCCCTTCTAGTGAAATGCGTAGGAATACCTGCTCACCTG GATCACGTGTGAAGCCTGTAGGCGAAGAAGCCGTCAACATGGCCACCATTTCCGCTCCTATAACACCTCAAACAGAGGGTCATCAGGGCACCACAGGCGAAGTGAACGGCTTCATAAGCCCGTCAGAAGAAACTCCACAAGCTCCTCAGCTGAATGCAGTGCACGACGGTTCAGTTGTGACTCCCAGCACACCCCCAGGAAAACCAGCTACAGTGGCACCCCTGGAAAGACCTACATCACTTCAGGCGGGTCAACCGCCAGAGAAAGATGTGACATCCCCCACAGACAGGATTCAAGCTCAGCCTCAGGTTAAAGGGGACCGCCAACCATGCCTCTCCACAAACAGCTTTTCATTAGATTCAGCTGAGACCAGTATCATCagtccatcttccctctcagactCTGACTTGCTGGAGGCTGCATTTGATGGCGTGTCCAGCCCAGCACCTCAGCAGCCAGCAGACCTTAGCGTAAATGTTCACATCAAAGAAATTATAGACATGACTACAACACAGAGCGATGGAAGCAATGTTATGGAAGAGGGTAAAGGTGAAACTACTAATAAAACAAGCCATGTACCAGAGACTGCAGGACAAGAGAAGGGTCACGAAGAGAGAGGACTCAGAACATTTGGCAGAGACGAAGTCAGGAGTTGCAAAAATACAGACACTAAAAAGAATGTGATTGAGGGTATCGGGGGGTGCGATGTCCCAGAtggactggaaccagaagatCTGCCATCAGTGTCTGAACCAGTGCCTCCTGCTCTTGAGCCAGAGCCAAAGAAACAGATGAAGCTCTCTATacgaaacaaaaagaagagtcACAAAG GTAactccagaaaaagaaaatcaagagggaaaggaaaatgcTGA
- the LOC115772972 gene encoding inverted formin-2 isoform X2, which yields MSGKSDGKKKWATVRDRLGSSQDSDTQQEANLENSDAELCIRLLQVPTVVNYSGLKRRLEGSDELWMVQFLELSGLDLLLEALDRLSGRGCSRIADALLQLTCVSCVRAVMNSAAGIHFIIENEGYIRKLSQALDTSNTMVKKQVFELLAALSMFSSDGHRLALDSLDHYKGVKTQQYRFSVIMNELQATDNVPYMVTLLSVINALIFGTEDLRQRDRMRKEFIGLQLLDVLPKLREQEDEDLIIQCEAFEEAMAEDEEELLRVYGGIDMSNHQEVFTTLFNKVSSSPASLQLLSILQTLLVLGPGRPDIWLALEAITNRAILLAQDSQMESCEKIMQRLMFYKRKSSEDQHEVDGPLVKVDKAVQAQLDHPDTDKPDKSTLSSQKPPCASPPPPPPPPLPPSNLCTPPPPPPPPPLSGGVVSPPPPPPLPGLTPPPPPPPPLPFGPGIPPPPPLPGMGGGPPPPPPLPGMPPPPPLPFGPGIPPPPPLPGMGSGPPPPPPLPGMPLPPPPPMGMIVAQSSQALGCSVPTKTTRCPTLRMKKLNWQKLRSVTDGHSMWASVQKDPPSPEPDYSSIEQLFCLPVAEHKDKGAAAPVKKEPKEITFIDPKKSLNVNIFLKQFKCTNEEFVAMIQSGDRTRFDVEVLKQLLKLLPEKHEMENLKSFQGEKDKLANVDRFYTSLLTVPCYQLRIECMLLCEETASVLEMLEPKVKLAEEACQSLRTSTLMPNFCRIILDVGNFLNYGSHTGNAEGFKISSLLKLTETKANKSRITLLHHILEEAEANHPELLALPDDISICAKAAGVNLDSVQSEASALLKRLNETAKKVSNSVEEVKEKYVKVLEENQKLCRELNERLTEIEKKKSELAVYLCEDANQLSLEELFGTIRTFRELFIKALKENKTRKEQAAKAEKRKKQLAEEEEAKRRKGENGKIMKKGFVPQNDGCIIENLLADIRKGFSLRKTRPRCDSESLPSSEMRRNTCSPGSRVKPVGEEAVNMATISAPITPQTEGHQGTTGEVNGFISPSEETPQAPQLNAVHDGSVVTPSTPPGKPATVAPLERPTSLQAGQPPEKDVTSPTDRIQAQPQVKGDRQPCLSTNSFSLDSAETSIISPSSLSDSDLLEAAFDGVSSPAPQQPADLSVNVHIKEIIDMTTTQSDGSNVMEEGKGETTNKTSHVPETAGQEKGHEERGLRTFGRDEVRSCKNTDTKKNVIEGIGGCDVPDGLEPEDLPSVSEPVPPALEPEPKKQMKLSIRNKKKSHKGNSGKGHTKHKTGCVLQ from the exons ATGTCAGGAAAATCAGACGGGAAAAAGAAGTGGGCGACAGTCAGGGATCGCCTGGGCTCCTCGCAGGATTCTGATACTCAGCAGGAGGCCAACCTGGAGAATTCTGATGCAGAGCTGTGCATCAGACTGCTCCAAGTCCCCACTGTCGTCAACTATTCTGGGCTGAAGCGCCGCCTGGAAGGCAGTGACGAGCTATGGATGGTCCAGTTCCTGGAATTAAGTGGGCTCGATCTCCTCCTGGAGGCCCTAGACCGTCTCTCTGGGCGTGGATGCTCTCGCATtgcagatgctcttctgcagctCACCTGTGTCAGCTGCGTCCGAGCAGTAATGAACTCAGCAGCGGGGATCCACTTCATCATAGAGAATGAGGGATACATTCGGAAGCTCTCCCAAG CCTTGGACACCTCCAACACCATGGTGAAGAAGCAGGTGTTTGAGCTTCTCGCAGCCCTCAGCATGTTCTCTTCGGATGGTCATCGCCTGGCACTTGACTCCCTGGACCACTACAAG GGTGTAAAGACACAGCAGTATCGCTTCAGCGTGATTATGAATGAGCTACAGGCCACAGATAATGTCCCTTACATGGTCACGCTCCTCAGTGTCATCAACGCTCTCATCTTCGGGACAGAGGACCTCAGGCAGCGCGATAGGATGAGAAAGGAGTTTATAG GGCTGCAGCTACTTGATGTTCTGCCAAAGCTGAG GGAGCAGGAGGATGAAGACTTGATTATTCAATGTGAAGCTTTTGAGGAGGCAATggctgaagatgaggaagagcTTTTGCGAGTGTATGGGGGCATTGATATGAGTAATCACCAGGAGGTTTTCACTACACTTTTTAACAAG gtgAGCAGCTCCCCAGCTTCTCTTCAGCTGCTGTCCATCCTGCAGACGCTGCTGGTGCTGGGACCGGGGCGCCCTGACATCTGGCTGGCTCTAGAGGCCATCACTAACAGGGCCATACTGCTCGCCCAGGACT ctcagaTGGAGTCCTGTGAGAAGATCATGCAGCGGCTGAtgttttataaaagaaaaagcagtgaAGATCAACACGAAGTGGACGGACCGCTGGTCAAAGTGGATAAGGCTGTGCAGGCTCAGCTGGACCACCCAGATACAGACAAGCCAGACAAAAGCACATTATCCTCTCAGAAGCCACCATGtgcctcacccccacccccacccccaccccctctacCCCCCTCCAACCTGTGCACACCACCGCCGCCACCACCACCTCCGCCGCTATCCGGAGGGGTTGTTAGtcccccaccacctcctccattACCTGGactgactcctcctcctcctccaccaccacctctgCCCTTTGGTCCTGGGatccctcctcccccacccttACCAGGGATGGGTGGTGGACCACCACCCCCGCCACCTTTACCTGGCATGCCACCTCCACCACCTCTGCCCTTTGGTCCAGGGatccctcctcccccacccttACCAGGGATGGGTAGTggaccaccaccacctccacctttaCCTGGCATGCCActtccaccacctcctcctatGGGCATGATTGTGGCTCAGAGTAGCCAGGCCCTGGGGTGCAGCGTGCCCACAAAGACAACTCGGTGTCCCACTCTGAGGATGAAAAAGCTCAACTGGCAGAAACTTCGCTCCGTTACTG ATGGTCACTCCATGTGGGCCTCGGTTCAGAAAGATCCGCCTTCTCCCGAGCCCGACTATAGCAGTATCGAGCAGCTGTTCTGTCTCCCGGTGGCCGAACACAAAGACAAGGGGGCAGCTGCTCCTGTCAAGAAGGAGCCTAAAGAG ATCACATTCATtgatccaaagaaaagcttgaaTGTGAACATATTCCTAAAGCAGTTCAAATG CACAAATGAGGAGTTTGTGGCCATGATCCAGTCTGGGGACCGGACTAGGTTTGATGTGGAGGTGCTAAAACAGCTTCTTAAGCTCCTGCCAGAGAAGCATGAG ATGGAAAATCTGAAGTCTTTCCAAGGAGAAAAAGACAAGCTGGCAAATGTTGACCGCTTTTACACTTCTCTCCTTACTGTGCCATG TTATCAGTTGAGGATTGAGTGCATGTTGTTGTGCGAGGAAACGGCATCAGTGTTGGAGATGCTCGAACCTAAAGTCAAGCTTGCGGAGGAGGCCTGCCAAT CTCTCAGAACGAGTACGCTCATGCCCAATTTTTGCAGGATCATCCTCGATGTGGGAAATTTTCTCAACTAT GGAAGTCACACGGGGAACGCTGAGGGGTTCAAAATTAGCTCTCTGCTCAAGCTTACAGAAACAAAAGCTAAcaagagccgcatcacgctgctTCATCACATCTTGGAG GAAGCAGAGGCAAACCACCCAGAGCTGTTAGCGCTACCGGATGACATATCAATATGTGCAAAAGCAGCAGG AGTTAATCTGGACTCTGTTCAGTCAGAAGCCAGTGCCTTACTAAAAAGACTGAATGAGACAGCCAAGAAAGTGTCCAACTCTGTGGAAGAGGTGAAGGAGAAATATGTGAAAGTTCTCGAG gAAAATCAGAAGCTGTGTCGAGAATTAAACGAAAGATTGACTGAGATcgaaaagaaaaagagtgaacTAGCTGTGTATCTATGTGAGGATGCTAATCAGCTGTCGCTTGAAGAACTATTTGGTACCATCAGAACTTTCCGAGAACTCTTCATCAAGGCGCTGAAG gaaaacaaaactcgGAAAGAACAAGCAGCCAAGgctgagaagagaaagaagcagctggcagaggaggaggaggccaagAGACGGAAAGGAGAGAATGGGAAAATAA TGAAGAAAGGCTTTGTGCCACAGAACGATGGCTGCATCATAGAAAACCTCCTGGCGGATATCAGAAAAGGTTTCAGCCTCAGAAAGACCCGGCCAAGGTGCGATTCGGAAAGCCTCCCTTCTAGTGAAATGCGTAGGAATACCTGCTCACCTG GATCACGTGTGAAGCCTGTAGGCGAAGAAGCCGTCAACATGGCCACCATTTCCGCTCCTATAACACCTCAAACAGAGGGTCATCAGGGCACCACAGGCGAAGTGAACGGCTTCATAAGCCCGTCAGAAGAAACTCCACAAGCTCCTCAGCTGAATGCAGTGCACGACGGTTCAGTTGTGACTCCCAGCACACCCCCAGGAAAACCAGCTACAGTGGCACCCCTGGAAAGACCTACATCACTTCAGGCGGGTCAACCGCCAGAGAAAGATGTGACATCCCCCACAGACAGGATTCAAGCTCAGCCTCAGGTTAAAGGGGACCGCCAACCATGCCTCTCCACAAACAGCTTTTCATTAGATTCAGCTGAGACCAGTATCATCagtccatcttccctctcagactCTGACTTGCTGGAGGCTGCATTTGATGGCGTGTCCAGCCCAGCACCTCAGCAGCCAGCAGACCTTAGCGTAAATGTTCACATCAAAGAAATTATAGACATGACTACAACACAGAGCGATGGAAGCAATGTTATGGAAGAGGGTAAAGGTGAAACTACTAATAAAACAAGCCATGTACCAGAGACTGCAGGACAAGAGAAGGGTCACGAAGAGAGAGGACTCAGAACATTTGGCAGAGACGAAGTCAGGAGTTGCAAAAATACAGACACTAAAAAGAATGTGATTGAGGGTATCGGGGGGTGCGATGTCCCAGAtggactggaaccagaagatCTGCCATCAGTGTCTGAACCAGTGCCTCCTGCTCTTGAGCCAGAGCCAAAGAAACAGATGAAGCTCTCTATacgaaacaaaaagaagagtcACAAAG GTAACAGTGGGAAAGGACACACTAAACATAAAACAGGCTGTGTGTTGCAGTGA